A window of Melopsittacus undulatus isolate bMelUnd1 chromosome 2, bMelUnd1.mat.Z, whole genome shotgun sequence contains these coding sequences:
- the LOC101873968 gene encoding fibronectin type III domain-containing protein 9-like encodes MGIIVQNITGNTAMVIWPKMASCADSFYSIMYHPNWNSMLSSYSRKNFQKEERVPTSRSSFVVENLTPLTTYIVCVTCQSANPSSDQCRVFNTLERDPASASNTKKELALGIWLTSSILLLIIAAVLLYGCLHLVCRRRREHLQGQNGTSKQDHGKVWTKSAAYALEELGRQSQLMQDTEEKHPGAIQLATIIENPSVCKEPAMPTSKSQEQVPMTGQCSAIN; translated from the coding sequence ATGGGAATAATCGTCCAAAACATCACAGGAAACACGGCAATGGTAATTTGGCCAAAAATGGCCAGCTGTGCCGATAGCTTTTACAGCATCATGTACCACCCTAACTGGAACAGCATGCTATCCAGTTACTCGAGAAAGAACTTTCAGAAGGAAGAGAGGGTGCCCACCAGTCGTTCTTCCTTCGTTGTTGAAAACCTAACTCCACTAACAACATACATCGTGTGCGTGACCTGCCAGTCTGCAAACCCCTCCAGTGACCAGTGCAGAGTTTTTAACACACTGGAACGAGACCCAGCATCTGCTAGCAACACCAAGAAAGAGCTGGCACTGGGCATCTGGCTCACCAGCAGCATTCTGCTCCTCATCATTGCCGCAGTCCTCCTGTATGGCTGCCTGCACCTCGTGTGCCGCAGGAGACGTGAGCACTTGCAAGGGCAGAATGGGACCTCCAAGCAAGACCACGGGAAAGTGTGGACCAAAAGCGCAGCATACGCCTTGGAGGAGCTCGGCAGGCAGAGCCAACTGATGCAGGACACTGAGGAAAAGCATCCAGGTGCTATCCAGCTAGCCACAATCATAGAGAATCCTTCAGTGTGCAAGGAGCCTGCCATGCCGACTTCCAAAAGCCAGGAACAAGTGCCAATGACTGGACAGTGCTCTGCTATAAATTAG